A stretch of the Neisseria sp. DTU_2020_1000833_1_SI_GRL_NUU_006 genome encodes the following:
- a CDS encoding protein disulfide oxidoreductase, translating into MKRLPSRIKSLSLSFLQAIVIFAFLSAVADWWRKPEPPVQMSSEPLHLLSGETLTPALLSANRIAVLYVWGDWCHICAYTSPTVSRLAEDGIPVVGIALHSGADEHIRTYMSEKHLDFPTVNDNDGRLAQKWKVSVTPSIILIKNGKMVHFTSGINTYWGLRTRIFISDLFY; encoded by the coding sequence ATGAAACGCCTGCCATCACGCATCAAATCACTCTCCTTATCCTTTTTACAGGCAATAGTCATTTTCGCCTTCTTATCGGCCGTTGCTGATTGGTGGCGCAAACCCGAACCGCCCGTGCAAATGTCGTCCGAACCGCTGCACCTGCTTTCAGGAGAAACGCTGACACCTGCCTTACTTAGTGCAAACCGTATCGCCGTCCTTTATGTATGGGGAGACTGGTGCCATATTTGCGCCTATACCTCGCCTACCGTTTCCCGGCTTGCCGAAGACGGCATTCCTGTTGTAGGTATTGCCCTGCACTCCGGTGCGGATGAGCATATCCGTACCTATATGTCAGAAAAACATCTTGACTTTCCTACAGTCAACGACAACGACGGACGCTTGGCGCAAAAATGGAAAGTTTCCGTTACCCCGAGCATTATCTTGATTAAAAACGGAAAAATGGTTCACTTTACCTCAGGAATCAACACTTATTGGGGATTGCGCACCAGAATTTTCATATCGGATCTGTTCTATTAA
- the gap gene encoding type I glyceraldehyde-3-phosphate dehydrogenase produces MGIKVAINGYGRIGRQVLRAIYDYNLQDQLEVVAVNASGSLETNAHLTKFDTVHGRFNADISHDATHLIINGRKIPFFSTRNPAELPWRDLGVELVMECTGSFTGKSKANAHLESGAKKVLISAPGEADVDATIVYGVNDDIITDDMTVISNASCTTNCLAPVAKVLSENIGIVKGAMTTIHALTNDQTVTDVRHKDLRRARSGVENMIPTKTGAAKAVGLVLPELKGKLDGLAIRVPTVNVSLVDLSFQAARDTSVEEINALMKAASEEGRLKGVLGYNTLPLVSMDFNHTTQASTFDATLTKVTDGNMVKVFAWYDNEWGFSCQMLNTARRMFGLEVRPFE; encoded by the coding sequence ATGGGCATTAAAGTCGCCATTAACGGATATGGCCGCATCGGCCGCCAAGTATTACGCGCCATCTACGATTACAACCTGCAAGACCAACTTGAAGTCGTCGCCGTCAACGCCAGCGGCAGCCTCGAAACCAACGCCCATCTGACCAAATTCGATACCGTTCACGGCCGCTTTAATGCCGACATTTCCCACGATGCGACCCACCTCATCATCAACGGCCGCAAAATCCCATTCTTCTCCACCCGCAACCCTGCCGAACTGCCCTGGCGCGACTTGGGCGTGGAATTGGTGATGGAATGCACCGGCTCGTTCACCGGCAAATCCAAAGCCAATGCCCATCTCGAAAGCGGCGCGAAAAAAGTGCTGATTTCCGCACCGGGCGAGGCTGATGTTGACGCGACCATCGTTTACGGTGTGAACGACGACATCATCACCGACGATATGACCGTCATCTCCAATGCTTCCTGCACCACCAACTGCCTTGCCCCCGTCGCCAAAGTATTGAGCGAAAACATCGGCATCGTCAAAGGTGCGATGACCACCATTCACGCCCTGACCAACGACCAAACCGTGACCGACGTGCGCCACAAAGACTTGCGCCGCGCCCGCAGCGGCGTGGAAAACATGATTCCGACCAAAACCGGCGCGGCGAAAGCCGTCGGTTTGGTCTTGCCCGAGCTGAAAGGCAAGCTCGACGGCCTCGCCATCCGCGTGCCGACCGTCAATGTTTCATTGGTGGACTTGAGCTTCCAAGCCGCGCGCGATACGAGTGTCGAAGAAATCAATGCACTGATGAAGGCCGCCTCAGAAGAAGGTCGTCTGAAAGGCGTTTTGGGCTACAATACACTGCCGCTGGTGTCTATGGACTTTAACCACACCACCCAAGCCAGTACCTTTGACGCAACGTTGACCAAAGTAACCGACGGCAACATGGTTAAAGTGTTCGCCTGGTACGACAACGAGTGGGGCTTCAGCTGCCAAATGCTGAACACTGCCCGTCGTATGTTCGGTTTGGAAGTGCGCCCGTTTGAATAA